A region from the Desulfurispira natronophila genome encodes:
- the nifA gene encoding nif-specific transcriptional activator NifA translates to MAITTVHPTDSQILPRQQGTMNNRITYYKLALDTVYEISRVLSASSHRNNALKNVLAVLANTFNMKRGMVLLYEEVSDQLSVAVSMGISQRELENLRYRSGEGIVGKVFKLGMPILIPDISEEPTFLNRAKRDLADEKLSFLAVPIMGEQSRIYGVLAVDRNVGDIYSYSTEFNLLKMISSLLASFFEKVRAIEEERQVLQEEKSRLQNEVITKFSFQGLIGQSKPMKRVFEKIRMVCTARSTVLIRGESGTGKEVVAKTIHFNSDRSKKPFIAVNCAAIPHDLVESEMFGYEKGAFTGAAAQKKGKFELANGGTIFLDEIGDIPLSAQSKLLRILQEREVERLGGTSTIAVDVRIIAATNKNLEDEVKRGNFRLDLYYRLNVVTVFLPPLRKRREDIPLLAGHILERLNQEYNRRLSFSPAAMSALARCNYPGNIRELENCIERAALCATDHTIQPTDVSCMRGEVCYSHIIESVLNEGFDQNGKSPQVEPSQAPSSEPESSVSPPSVPPRPDIPADEYGRIIQALEEAGWVQAKAARLLGVTVRQLNYRIKKYDIEIRKI, encoded by the coding sequence ATGGCAATCACCACTGTTCATCCCACAGATTCTCAAATACTCCCCAGGCAGCAAGGAACCATGAACAATCGCATCACCTACTATAAACTGGCTCTGGATACGGTATACGAAATCAGCCGGGTTCTGTCGGCCTCGTCCCACCGCAATAACGCCCTCAAGAATGTATTAGCTGTTTTGGCCAATACATTCAATATGAAACGGGGCATGGTATTGCTGTACGAGGAGGTTAGCGATCAGCTATCCGTAGCGGTTTCTATGGGGATCTCCCAGCGGGAGCTGGAAAACCTGCGCTACCGCTCCGGCGAGGGTATCGTGGGCAAGGTTTTTAAGCTGGGGATGCCAATCCTCATACCCGATATCAGCGAGGAACCCACTTTTCTCAATCGCGCCAAACGGGATCTGGCAGACGAGAAGCTGAGCTTCCTGGCAGTGCCGATCATGGGAGAGCAGTCCCGTATTTACGGTGTGCTGGCTGTGGATCGCAATGTGGGTGATATCTACAGCTACTCGACCGAGTTTAATCTGCTCAAAATGATTTCAAGCCTGCTGGCCTCCTTTTTTGAGAAGGTACGGGCCATTGAAGAAGAGCGGCAGGTGCTGCAGGAGGAGAAGAGTCGCCTGCAAAATGAAGTCATCACGAAGTTCTCCTTCCAGGGGCTTATTGGCCAGAGTAAGCCTATGAAGCGAGTTTTTGAGAAAATTCGCATGGTTTGCACCGCTCGCTCCACCGTGTTGATTCGAGGGGAGAGTGGTACTGGCAAAGAGGTGGTGGCAAAAACCATCCACTTCAACAGTGATCGTTCCAAGAAACCATTTATCGCCGTCAATTGCGCTGCTATACCTCATGACCTGGTAGAAAGTGAAATGTTCGGATACGAAAAGGGTGCTTTTACCGGTGCCGCCGCCCAGAAGAAGGGTAAATTTGAACTGGCTAATGGTGGCACGATATTTCTTGACGAAATTGGCGATATCCCCCTCTCTGCCCAGAGCAAACTGCTGCGGATTTTGCAGGAGCGGGAAGTGGAGCGTTTGGGAGGCACGAGCACCATTGCGGTTGATGTACGCATTATTGCTGCCACCAACAAGAATCTGGAGGATGAGGTCAAGCGGGGTAACTTTCGGCTCGACCTGTACTACCGCCTCAACGTGGTCACTGTTTTCTTGCCACCCCTGCGCAAGCGGAGAGAGGATATTCCCTTGCTGGCAGGTCATATTCTGGAGCGCCTTAACCAGGAGTATAACCGGCGCCTGAGCTTTAGTCCTGCTGCCATGAGTGCCCTTGCACGCTGCAACTACCCGGGCAATATCCGGGAGTTGGAGAACTGTATTGAGCGAGCAGCTCTCTGTGCTACAGATCATACGATCCAGCCCACAGATGTCTCCTGTATGCGGGGCGAAGTTTGCTACTCCCATATTATTGAATCAGTTCTGAACGAAGGCTTTGACCAGAATGGCAAATCTCCCCAGGTTGAGCCATCCCAGGCCCCGTCTTCTGAACCGGAGAGCAGTGTTTCGCCGCCCTCCGTGCCACCTCGGCCTGATATACCTGCTGATGAATACGGGCGTATCATCCAGGCTTTGGAGGAAGCTGGCTGGGTGCAGGCCAAGGCCGCACGTCTTCTGGGGGTCACGGTGCGCCAACTTAACTATCGCATAAAAAAGTACGACATCGAAATACGGAAAATATGA
- a CDS encoding murein transglycosylase domain-containing protein, whose product MKTSDAHHSTASCRHLSRRRALQYLGALAFSSVLWGCSPKEARQAIGRAGQVLVDDATDSAVAHIPSTGLDEVDRLVHQQIREMARKIADRWGDERVASPREYVKYTDDYQTRAIVNFDEGVVTVETVRQEQPRMVLEEAIVATLLTPKDPSTVDLLSDEDVTIGAEPFLHGLVLDHQGQPIRYEWRATQYARYLLENAYQHTRQGQRPKHWVSFAMEKDYQNRQQLQFYDSVHKYGGEYRVKTSLIYAVMEAESSFNPYAMSHIPAYGLMQIVPSTAGRDSHRLIYGRDGTPTKEYLFTPEKNIRMGAAYLSILNDRYLAGVRHGLSREYCVIAGYNTGSGNVLRSFDRDRSAALQRINSMSPQQVFDHMVKHLPFEETRNYIQKVVAFQKKYQ is encoded by the coding sequence TTGAAAACATCTGATGCACATCATAGTACCGCCAGTTGCCGGCACTTATCACGGCGACGTGCCCTGCAATACCTGGGTGCACTTGCTTTCAGCAGTGTACTGTGGGGCTGCTCACCAAAAGAAGCGCGCCAGGCCATTGGCCGGGCCGGACAGGTTCTGGTGGACGACGCCACGGACTCGGCAGTAGCACATATTCCATCTACAGGACTCGATGAAGTCGATCGTCTTGTGCACCAGCAGATACGCGAAATGGCAAGAAAAATCGCTGATCGGTGGGGCGATGAACGGGTAGCCTCACCCAGGGAGTATGTGAAATATACCGACGACTACCAGACCCGAGCCATAGTCAACTTTGACGAAGGCGTAGTGACGGTTGAGACGGTGCGCCAGGAACAGCCCAGGATGGTACTGGAAGAGGCCATTGTGGCTACCCTGCTGACCCCCAAAGATCCATCTACGGTGGACCTGCTCAGCGACGAGGATGTGACTATTGGGGCAGAGCCATTTTTGCACGGATTAGTCCTAGACCACCAAGGCCAGCCTATTCGCTATGAGTGGCGCGCTACCCAGTATGCACGCTATCTTTTGGAAAATGCCTATCAGCACACTCGTCAGGGACAGCGGCCAAAGCACTGGGTGAGCTTTGCCATGGAAAAAGACTACCAGAATCGTCAACAGCTTCAGTTTTACGACTCGGTCCACAAGTATGGTGGCGAATACCGGGTCAAGACGTCCCTGATATATGCTGTTATGGAAGCCGAGAGCAGCTTTAACCCATACGCCATGAGCCACATTCCGGCATACGGCCTTATGCAGATTGTGCCATCTACGGCAGGACGCGACTCCCACCGTCTGATTTACGGTCGCGACGGCACTCCCACCAAAGAGTACCTCTTCACTCCAGAAAAGAATATCCGCATGGGCGCCGCCTACTTGTCAATACTCAATGATCGCTATCTTGCAGGGGTAAGACATGGATTATCGCGAGAGTATTGCGTAATTGCCGGGTACAACACCGGCAGTGGCAATGTACTGAGAAGTTTTGACCGGGATCGCAGCGCCGCCCTGCAGCGCATAAACTCCATGAGCCCGCAGCAGGTGTTCGATCACATGGTCAAACACCTGCCCTTCGAAGAGACGCGCAACTATATTCAGAAAGTGGTAGCTTTCCAAAAAAAGTACCAGTAA
- a CDS encoding radical SAM protein — protein sequence MGKDITMPDSHLFGPLPSRRLGLSLGINLLPHKTCTEDCIYCECGSTTRLDCQRQEFVPLSELKQELKSFLETQPRLDFITFAGSGEPLLYSRFGELVDYLKEHWPQHPICLLTNGTLLTDRSLWAECKHLDLIVPSIDAASPEIFQRINRPAAGIDIRSVLSSLAEFSQQFTGEIWIEVLIVPGVNDSPSELQAIASACQSIRHQRIQLGTVDRPGAVTDLPRASGKQLQDIARHYFPAAQIVSRPEPGTTPSQADDTHLCDSEMEKALHRLLQVRPCTKEDLVSTIGKGKQRQVQRVLQKLEREGFIVCHKGFYRWCR from the coding sequence GTGGGAAAGGATATCACCATGCCTGATAGTCATCTTTTTGGCCCTCTGCCCTCGCGTCGACTGGGATTAAGCCTGGGGATCAACCTGCTGCCCCACAAAACTTGCACGGAAGACTGCATCTATTGTGAGTGCGGAAGCACAACCCGCCTTGACTGCCAGCGCCAGGAGTTTGTACCCCTGAGCGAACTGAAGCAGGAGCTGAAGAGTTTTCTCGAAACTCAGCCCCGCCTTGACTTCATCACCTTTGCCGGGTCCGGTGAGCCTTTACTGTATAGCCGCTTTGGTGAGCTAGTGGACTACCTCAAGGAGCATTGGCCGCAGCACCCTATCTGCCTGCTCACCAACGGCACCCTGCTGACCGACCGATCCCTGTGGGCAGAGTGCAAGCACCTCGACCTCATAGTCCCCTCCATAGACGCCGCCTCGCCGGAAATTTTCCAACGCATCAACCGACCAGCTGCAGGAATTGATATCCGCTCAGTACTTTCATCTCTGGCGGAATTCTCTCAACAGTTTACCGGAGAAATATGGATTGAAGTGCTTATTGTACCCGGTGTCAACGATAGCCCAAGCGAACTACAAGCCATAGCCAGTGCCTGCCAGAGCATACGTCATCAACGCATTCAGCTGGGAACCGTCGATCGCCCCGGCGCCGTTACGGATCTTCCCCGTGCCTCCGGCAAGCAACTGCAGGATATTGCCAGGCATTACTTTCCCGCAGCCCAGATAGTGAGCCGCCCAGAACCTGGTACAACACCCTCCCAGGCTGACGACACGCATCTGTGCGACTCAGAGATGGAAAAGGCCTTGCACCGCTTGCTGCAAGTGCGACCGTGCACCAAAGAAGATCTGGTAAGTACCATTGGTAAAGGAAAACAACGTCAGGTACAGCGAGTGCTGCAGAAACTGGAGCGGGAAGGCTTCATTGTTTGCCATAAAGGTTTTTACCGTTGGTGCCGATAG
- the trmB gene encoding tRNA (guanine(46)-N(7))-methyltransferase TrmB, with product MIRKTPSDVNPYYAKIREYPDTILVPDDKGNIANFPVLSPQQPVIVEVGSGSGNHMLQFLQRQPQVQYFGFELRYKRLYRTAQKLERDGLNGYVVQCPAQYMHRYFAPNTVERIIINFPDPWPKLRTRKNRIMAPHNLAMFARCLCADGWLDFKSDHREYFLWAREHILDSSLKLEFSTLDLHNSPYAAENIITEFERLFMHKIPKTIGALRARKG from the coding sequence ATGATTCGAAAAACTCCCAGTGATGTTAACCCTTACTACGCTAAAATTCGCGAATACCCCGATACTATTCTCGTTCCCGACGATAAAGGCAATATCGCCAATTTTCCGGTCTTGTCACCACAGCAGCCGGTGATCGTTGAGGTTGGTTCTGGGAGCGGAAACCATATGCTGCAATTTCTGCAGCGGCAACCACAGGTTCAGTACTTTGGATTTGAGCTGCGTTACAAGCGCCTCTATCGTACCGCCCAGAAGCTGGAACGGGACGGCCTGAATGGGTACGTCGTTCAGTGTCCGGCCCAGTACATGCATCGATATTTTGCGCCCAACACCGTCGAGCGAATCATTATCAATTTCCCCGATCCCTGGCCTAAGCTTCGCACTCGAAAAAACCGCATCATGGCTCCCCACAACCTGGCAATGTTTGCTCGCTGTCTTTGCGCTGATGGATGGCTGGACTTCAAGAGTGATCATCGGGAGTACTTTCTCTGGGCCCGTGAGCACATTCTCGATAGTAGTCTGAAGCTGGAGTTCTCAACCCTCGACCTCCACAACTCTCCCTACGCTGCCGAAAATATTATCACAGAATTTGAGCGTCTGTTTATGCACAAAATTCCCAAAACCATCGGCGCGCTACGGGCGCGCAAGGGGTAG
- the htpG gene encoding molecular chaperone HtpG: MTAQTMEFKTEVQQLLDLMIHSLYSHKEIFLRELISNASDAIDKVRYMALTDSSLLEGDDDGKIKLIVDKDAGTVTVRDNGIGMNQEDAISALGTIAHSGTKEFLQALKSEEVKENPELIGQFGVGFYASFMVASKVTVRTRKAGEPAENGIVWESAADGSYTIDQCHKESRGTEVILTLKEDEKEFLDQWQLRNIVRRYSDYIEYPIVMDTEKTEGEGDDATTIIEEETLNSRKALWLKDKAEISEEEYHEFYKHVAHDFTDPAQVIHYHAEGTTEFSTLLYVPSRAPYDLFYKDFKIGPTLYVRRVQIMEHCEDLVPLYLRFVKGVVESADLPLNVSREILQKNRQVEQIRKTITKKVLDTLGDMKRDEYDKYVDFYKEFGKVLKEGVHYDPKRKDTIADLLLFESTQTEAGTYTDLQSYINRMPAEQEHIYYITGESRREVEGSPYLEAFREKGYEVLFMLDEIDDFIASSLAECREKSFQSAVKGDITLGKEDEEKKKEAQEKHKDLLELIKNELGDSVQEVRLSGRLKDSPCCLVTGASDMDPQMEKILKSMGQEVPSGSRILELNPDHMLFGAMNGLYSKDKESGQLKEYAQLLYDQALILEGSKPVDPARYGQAIARIMAENAMR; the protein is encoded by the coding sequence ATGACTGCACAAACCATGGAATTTAAAACCGAAGTTCAGCAGCTGCTGGATCTGATGATCCACTCCCTCTACTCCCACAAGGAAATTTTTCTGCGGGAACTTATATCTAACGCCTCGGATGCTATCGACAAAGTTCGTTACATGGCTCTTACTGACAGCTCACTGCTGGAAGGTGATGACGATGGTAAGATCAAGCTTATTGTCGATAAAGACGCGGGGACCGTAACTGTCCGTGACAACGGTATCGGTATGAATCAGGAAGATGCCATATCGGCTCTTGGTACCATTGCCCACTCCGGCACCAAAGAGTTCTTGCAGGCTCTTAAAAGTGAAGAGGTTAAAGAGAATCCGGAGCTCATCGGTCAGTTTGGTGTCGGGTTTTATGCCTCTTTTATGGTGGCATCCAAAGTGACGGTGCGCACTCGCAAAGCCGGCGAGCCTGCTGAAAATGGTATTGTATGGGAGTCTGCTGCCGATGGCTCCTACACCATTGACCAGTGCCACAAGGAGAGTCGCGGCACGGAGGTGATCCTGACCCTCAAAGAAGATGAGAAGGAGTTTCTCGACCAGTGGCAGCTGCGCAATATCGTACGCCGCTACTCCGACTATATCGAATACCCCATTGTCATGGACACAGAAAAGACTGAAGGTGAGGGGGATGACGCCACGACGATTATCGAGGAGGAAACTCTCAACTCTCGCAAGGCGTTGTGGCTCAAGGATAAGGCGGAAATAAGTGAGGAAGAGTACCACGAGTTCTATAAGCACGTGGCCCACGATTTTACCGATCCCGCTCAGGTAATCCACTACCATGCCGAGGGCACTACGGAATTCTCCACCCTGCTCTATGTTCCGTCACGGGCCCCCTACGACCTTTTTTACAAAGACTTCAAGATAGGCCCCACCCTCTATGTGCGTCGTGTGCAGATTATGGAGCACTGTGAAGACCTGGTTCCCCTCTACCTGCGCTTTGTCAAAGGAGTGGTTGAGTCTGCCGATTTGCCTCTCAATGTTTCCCGAGAAATCCTGCAGAAAAACCGGCAGGTAGAGCAAATACGCAAGACCATCACCAAGAAGGTGCTGGATACTTTGGGAGATATGAAGCGGGATGAATACGACAAGTATGTGGATTTCTACAAGGAGTTCGGCAAGGTATTAAAAGAGGGGGTCCACTACGATCCCAAGCGCAAGGACACTATCGCTGATCTGCTGCTTTTCGAGTCTACCCAGACAGAAGCCGGTACCTATACCGATTTGCAGTCCTATATCAATCGCATGCCCGCCGAACAGGAGCACATTTACTATATTACTGGTGAGAGTCGCCGCGAGGTGGAGGGATCCCCCTACCTGGAGGCCTTCCGCGAAAAGGGCTACGAAGTCCTCTTTATGCTGGATGAAATTGATGACTTTATTGCCAGCAGCCTGGCTGAGTGCCGGGAAAAATCGTTTCAGTCTGCTGTCAAAGGCGATATTACTCTGGGCAAAGAGGATGAGGAAAAGAAGAAAGAAGCTCAGGAGAAACACAAGGATCTGCTGGAGCTGATAAAAAATGAATTGGGAGACAGTGTGCAGGAAGTGCGCCTCTCCGGTCGCCTCAAGGATTCCCCCTGTTGCCTGGTGACGGGAGCCTCAGACATGGATCCCCAAATGGAAAAGATTCTTAAGTCCATGGGGCAGGAGGTCCCCAGTGGCTCCCGCATCCTGGAGCTCAACCCGGACCACATGCTCTTTGGTGCCATGAATGGCCTGTACAGCAAAGACAAGGAGAGCGGCCAGCTCAAAGAGTACGCCCAGCTCCTTTACGATCAGGCGCTAATCCTGGAAGGTTCCAAGCCGGTAGATCCGGCCCGCTACGGCCAGGCCATTGCCCGCATCATGGCGGAAAACGCCATGCGTTGA
- a CDS encoding AAA family ATPase yields the protein MMYAFAGLSGTGKSFLARIFAQVTGLPHFSSDVIRKELAGLQPHESSASIKGGIYTEELSRRTYGELIQRASEYPDAILDATFTSHWQRNMLERAGLPHIFILCQAPEAVVTNRIQQRQNEPDNPSEAGLDIYFLQQKRFEPFRSHECCMVVDTFSQSPWSAVISILEVAPPQGESSEQEMEMNR from the coding sequence ATGATGTACGCTTTTGCTGGACTCTCGGGCACAGGAAAGAGTTTTTTGGCCCGCATATTTGCTCAGGTCACTGGCCTGCCCCACTTTAGCTCCGATGTTATTCGCAAGGAGCTGGCCGGCTTGCAACCCCATGAGTCCAGCGCCAGTATCAAGGGGGGAATCTATACAGAAGAGCTAAGCCGCCGAACCTATGGGGAGCTGATTCAGCGAGCCAGTGAATACCCCGATGCTATCCTCGACGCTACCTTTACCTCGCACTGGCAACGCAATATGCTGGAGCGAGCCGGTCTTCCCCATATTTTCATTCTCTGCCAGGCACCGGAAGCGGTGGTAACCAATCGCATCCAGCAACGACAAAATGAACCTGATAACCCATCAGAGGCCGGCCTTGATATCTACTTCCTGCAACAAAAGCGCTTTGAGCCTTTCCGCTCCCACGAGTGCTGTATGGTGGTGGATACCTTTTCCCAGAGTCCCTGGAGTGCCGTGATATCCATCCTGGAGGTGGCACCTCCCCAAGGTGAGAGTAGTGAACAAGAGATGGAGATGAACCGGTAG
- the nifV gene encoding homocitrate synthase, producing MESRIRIDDTTLRDGAQTPGVSFTPQEKLAIARHLDAVGVEEIEAGIPVMGGEERATFQQIVELELQARVIAWNRATVDDVRASVEAGARAVEISLPLSDIQIQGKLGRSRAWVLDQLKRTLEYCVAQDLYISAGGEDASRANPEFIIQYATTLQQHGGHRLRLCDTVGVLDPFATYDMVRQVIEATGIEVEIHTHNDFGMATANALAAVRAGASCINTTVMGLGERAGNAPLEEVIMALKHVCHYPGNYQTKELRPLSQRVAKAAQRSIEPWRPVIGEYMFTHESGIHTDGVLKNPANYEAFDPGEIGLERRLVVGSHSGRRVLAHQLGQLGLETTDPLLDTMLPVAKQWATQHKRPLEDEELCRLHSLVRKAQIEVDTVETSEAL from the coding sequence ATGGAAAGTCGGATTCGCATTGACGACACCACTTTGCGGGATGGAGCCCAGACTCCCGGTGTCAGTTTTACTCCCCAGGAGAAGCTGGCTATTGCCCGCCACCTGGACGCGGTGGGAGTGGAGGAAATAGAAGCGGGAATACCAGTCATGGGCGGAGAAGAGCGAGCTACTTTTCAGCAGATTGTAGAGCTGGAGTTGCAGGCTCGCGTTATCGCCTGGAACCGGGCTACGGTAGACGACGTCCGGGCATCGGTAGAGGCTGGGGCCCGGGCCGTAGAGATATCCCTGCCCCTTTCAGATATACAGATTCAGGGGAAACTGGGACGCAGTCGCGCCTGGGTATTGGATCAGCTTAAGCGCACTCTGGAGTACTGTGTCGCCCAAGATCTCTATATCAGTGCCGGGGGAGAGGATGCCTCCCGGGCCAACCCTGAATTTATCATCCAGTACGCTACCACCCTGCAGCAACATGGCGGACACCGACTGCGTCTGTGCGATACGGTAGGGGTCCTGGATCCTTTTGCGACTTACGATATGGTGCGTCAGGTTATCGAGGCCACGGGTATTGAGGTGGAGATTCACACTCACAATGACTTTGGTATGGCTACCGCCAACGCCCTGGCAGCCGTGCGAGCGGGAGCTAGCTGCATCAATACCACCGTCATGGGCCTGGGGGAGCGGGCAGGGAACGCCCCCCTGGAAGAGGTTATTATGGCGCTCAAGCACGTCTGCCACTATCCCGGCAACTACCAGACCAAAGAACTGCGCCCTCTTTCCCAGCGGGTGGCCAAGGCTGCCCAGCGTTCCATTGAGCCCTGGCGGCCCGTGATAGGTGAGTACATGTTTACCCACGAATCAGGCATACACACCGACGGCGTACTCAAAAATCCTGCTAACTATGAGGCCTTTGACCCTGGGGAAATTGGTCTGGAACGCCGTCTGGTGGTGGGAAGTCACAGTGGCCGCCGTGTATTGGCCCATCAATTGGGGCAGTTGGGATTGGAAACCACTGACCCTTTACTGGACACCATGCTGCCAGTGGCCAAGCAGTGGGCCACTCAGCACAAGCGACCTCTGGAGGACGAGGAGTTGTGTCGCTTACACTCCCTGGTGCGCAAGGCGCAGATTGAGGTAGACACTGTGGAAACCTCAGAAGCTTTGTAA
- a CDS encoding histidinol-phosphatase, protein MPYDYHLHLENGPCNTDWINNFYQTAQKRGLREIGFSEHAYRFRQARGLLNSQADAMYDEDIEEYIATIKAARQMGLPVRLGIEMDYVASREAGIRDFLASFPWDYIIGSVHWIEDWGFDLPSHAHEWRERDVVDVYYTYYEILQQAIRSQLFDIIGHFDVIKVFGYRPPVNINMSAVYESTVRLMKDYDTVFEISTAGLRKPVREIYPAMDILTLVAKHRLPVVVSSDAHYPADVGRDFELALQLARDVGIKTVVRFENRQRYYEDLS, encoded by the coding sequence ATGCCATACGACTACCATTTACACTTGGAAAATGGACCTTGCAATACCGATTGGATAAATAATTTTTACCAAACTGCCCAAAAACGTGGCTTGAGAGAAATTGGGTTCAGTGAGCACGCTTACCGCTTTCGGCAAGCTCGAGGGCTGCTCAATTCCCAGGCTGACGCCATGTATGATGAGGATATCGAGGAGTATATCGCTACGATAAAAGCAGCTCGCCAAATGGGCCTGCCAGTGCGACTGGGGATAGAAATGGACTACGTTGCCTCCCGCGAGGCGGGCATACGGGACTTTTTGGCGTCATTTCCCTGGGACTACATTATAGGGAGCGTGCACTGGATTGAGGACTGGGGGTTTGATCTGCCCAGCCACGCCCACGAGTGGCGAGAGCGTGATGTGGTTGATGTCTACTATACCTACTACGAGATTCTGCAGCAGGCTATCCGCTCCCAGCTTTTTGATATCATAGGTCATTTTGATGTCATCAAGGTTTTCGGCTACCGCCCTCCGGTCAACATCAATATGAGTGCTGTCTACGAGAGTACCGTTCGGCTAATGAAGGATTATGACACGGTTTTTGAGATAAGTACTGCCGGCCTGCGCAAGCCGGTGCGGGAAATTTATCCGGCTATGGATATACTAACCTTGGTGGCCAAGCACCGCCTGCCAGTGGTTGTGTCCAGCGATGCCCACTATCCTGCCGATGTGGGCCGTGATTTTGAGCTGGCCCTTCAGCTGGCTCGCGACGTAGGTATAAAAACGGTGGTGCGCTTTGAAAATCGTCAGCGCTATTATGAGGACTTGTCATGA
- a CDS encoding uracil-DNA glycosylase has translation MSTQVSYRQRRVNCNRCSHYYITWDTGFPYGCRKLGFKSRHLPSLEVFRNSGMPCQYFDEKKR, from the coding sequence GTGAGTACGCAGGTCAGCTATCGTCAGCGTCGTGTTAACTGTAACCGGTGCAGCCACTACTACATTACCTGGGATACCGGTTTTCCTTATGGTTGCCGCAAGCTGGGCTTTAAAAGTCGCCATTTGCCTTCGTTGGAGGTCTTTCGCAACTCCGGCATGCCGTGCCAGTACTTTGATGAGAAAAAGCGATAG